The region ACAGGACACCTTGGAGTTCAGCGCGCTCCGCGACATCACGCCCGAAGTGGAGACGTTCGACCTCGCTGACGCCGACGAAGCCTACGAGCGGATGATGGAGAACGAAGTCAGATTCCGCGCCGTGCTGGAACCCTGAGAACGAGCGGTCGCCCGGTCCGCGACGCTCGTCTCAACGGGTTTCAGACGGGAGCCGAGGACGCACCGGACTGAGACCCTCTGCTCTCTGGGGCTGGACAGTGTTGTTGCCCAATAATACTGAGCACACATACTATTCAGAACTACTGACCAGACATACTGGCCAGCAATATTGGAAAAGAATATCGACCGTTCGGACTGAGCGAGACAGTCCGTCGGTCAGACTCGATTCGGCACTAGTCGAGTCCACGCTCGGAGGGAAACGACCGCCGATTCGAGCGAGCGTAGCATCCGACAGAGAGCGGTTATAAGGCGTTAAACAACCATACACGCGAATATACTGAGTAGTAAAACTATCCAACAACACCATTCAGCGATACCGAATAACAATACTGCTCAGAAACACCAACCACAGAGACCATTCCGACGGTATCGAGAGAGGCACTGCCCAACAGCACTGAGCAGGCACAACGACCAGGGATACTATTCAACAGTACTGAGCGTTGTTACTGCTCAGTAATACTGCCCGGTGCGTCTGACTAGTGTTTTTATGGGTTGCTTACGATAGGGTTCCTGTATGATTCCGTACACGGTTTGGTCGGAGGCGGGAGGCGTCGGGAAGACGACGTTCTCCGTGAACCTCGCGGCGGCGCACGCGCGGCGCGGACAACAGGTCCTCGTCATCGACATGGACCCGCAGGAGGGCGGACTGACACACCACTTCGGCGCGGACGACTACCGGTCGGACGCGAACGTGGACAACATCGTCCGGCACATGGTCGAACGACCGAAGGGCGAGTTCGCCGACCTCGTGATGAACGTCGGCGAGAACCTGGACCTCGTTCCGGGTCACAACATGCTCGGCTCGCTCGAACAGAACCTCACGCGCGCGGCCGAGATGGAACAGTCGATGCACGACGCGAACTACCGCTGGCCGAAGGAGAAGCAACTTCGGCGTGTGCTCGCCGACGGGGGCGTCCCGGACGAGTACGACGTGCTCATCATCGACCCCCCGGCGACGGTCGGACAGCACATCTACAACTCGATTTACGCGACGTCGAACCTGCTCATCCCGGCTGAACTGAGCGCGAAAGGCGAACAGAGCGTCGAGGGGCTTCGGGACGTGGTGAACAACATCGAAGAGACGCTCGGCGACATCGAAGTCGGGATTCTGGGAGTCGTTCCGAACAAAGTCAGCGGGACGAACGTCCAGCAGTCGGTGATGGACGAGCTCAACGAACAGGAACTCCCCGTCGCACCCGTCTCGATACGGGAGCGCGGCTCCATGCTCGGCGAAGCGTGGCAAAACCAAGTGAGCATCTTCGAACTGGGTGAGAGCGAGGACTACCGCGACCTCCGGGAGTACGAGGAGACGACGCTCGAAAAGTTCGACGAACTGGCGGCGTACATCTCGGAGCAGTTCGTGACACAGGAGACGGTAGCATGAAAACCGGCGCATCGGATCCCTTCGGCGACGACGGCGGAAACGAGATTTCGGAGTCAGAATCGACCGACTCGGAGACGACGACCGAGGAGACCACCGAGTCAGCAACACCAGATAATAATACTAGCCAGATTAACCGAGCAGACCTACCACTCATACTTCGTCGTGATACCGTCAAGGACGAGCGCGAAAGCGTCCACCAACTGTTCGTGCAGGACTCCACGGACGGGCGCGCCAAGGACGCCGAGCGCGAGTTGGAGTCTATCATCGGCGACGACATCTACCGACTCGACGCGCGGGAGGCCATCTATCTCGCGGGCATGCGGAACCTCGATACCGCGGCGGACATCCTCCGCGAGTGGGGCTACGACCTGTAGTTCGTCCCGCGGCGTTCCTTCCATTCCGGTAGCCACAAAGAGAAAATAGCACCGCGGTGAACACGACGGCCATGGCAACGCTCGGTGAGGAAGACGAGGGGAAGTTCCTGATGGACGGCGACGGTGAACAGCTCGGAATCGTAACGGAAGTCAAGGACAACACGGCCTACGTGGACCCCGACCCCAGCCTCGGCGAAGCGTGGGTGGAGTCGTTCGGATGGGGGAGCATCAACGAAGACGACCTGAGCGTCCCCGGCAACGTTATCGACACCGTGACCGACAAGGAACTCCGCATCGAGAAAGAACTCTAACTCGAAACCGTCGACGACAAGCGCGTTCAGGTACTCGGACTCGGAGAACCCTGTTCGACGCTCGGTTCGAGGGCGTGACCGGTGATGGTTCTGAGCCGGTCGGTGAGGCGTTCGATTTTGGACTCGCCCGTGAGCGCGACTTCGAGGACTTCGCTGATGTGCGAGACGGGGATGATTTCGACCATCTCCTCGTACTCTTCTTCTATCATCACGTCCTGCTCGTTGGCCTTCGGGATGATGACTGTCTTGATACCCGCTTTCGCGGCCGCCTCGATTTTGTGCGTGACGCCGCCGACCGGGAGCACGTCGCCGCGGACCGACAGCGAACCGGTCATGGCGATGCTCTGGTCGATGGGGATATCTTCGAGGGCGCTGATGACCGCGGTGGCCATCGTCACCGACGCGGAATCACCCTGGACACCCTCGTAGGCTTGAACGTACTGGATGTGGATGTCCTTTTTCGCAATCTTCTCGTCGCTGAACTTCTTGATGATGGCGCTGACGTTCTGGACGGCCTCCTCGGCGATGTCCTGCAGTTTCCCGGTGGCGATGACCTGACCGGAACCCTGTGAGGGCGCGATTTCCGCCATGACGGGCATGACGATGCCGCTGTCATCGCCCATGACGGCCAGACCGTTGACCCGTCCGACCACGTTGCCGTCCGACACCGTGAGTTCGTAATCCTTCCGGCGCTCGATGTAGTTGTCGGCTATCTGTTGCTCGATGGAGCGCGAGCGCTGTTTCGCCTGCAGCACGTGGTCGCGCGTGGTGTTCTCGGCGTCCTCGGCGCGGGCGATGTCGCCCGCAACGCGGACGAGGCCACCGAGGTCACGCAGCTTGAGTGTGAGGTGGTCCTTGCGCATCGCGCGGCGCTGGGCATCGTGAACGACTTCTCCGATAGCGTCGCGCGTGAAGTGCGGAAGGCTACCGTCTTTTTCGACTTCTTGGGCGACGAAGCGCGCGTACTTGCGGCGCATCTCCGGCGTGTCGTCGATAGTATCGTTCATGTAGACTTCGTACCCGTATCCCTTGATACGGCTCCGGAGCGCCGGGTGCATGTTCTCCATGGCGTCGAGGTTCCCCGCCGCGACCATCACGAAGTCGGTCGGAACGGGTTCCGTGTGCACCATCGCACCGGACGAGCGCTCGGACTGACCGGTGATGGAGAACTCGCCCTCCTGAATCGCCGTCATCAGCTTCTGCTGACTGCGGATGTCGAGGGTGTTGATTTCGTCCACGAACAGCACGCCCTTGTTCGCGCGGTGGATAGCGCCGGGTTCCACGCGGTCGTGGCTCGGCGTCTCCATGCCGCCGGACTGGAACGGATCGTGGCGCACGTCGCCCAGCAGCGCACCAGCGTGGGCCCCCGTCGCGTCCTCGAACGGGACGGTCTCGGTATCGGCGTTATCGACCAGCAGGTTCGGAATCACGGCGTTGGTCCCGCGCGAACCGTAGTTGAACATGAGATAGACGACCGCGACCGCGATAGCGCCCAACAGCAAATCTTTGGCGAGAAAGATGGCGTAGCCGCCGATGATGGCGATGAGCGTCCACATCAGGAACGTTCGCATCCGATTGCGTTTCCGTGCTTCCTCCCTGTGGGCGTTGATTATCTGTCTCCCCTTTCCGGCGGGCACGGTGCGGACTTTCGGCTCGTTCCCGTCGTCGGGGTTGTGATAGACGAGGACGTCCTGGAGTTCCTCCTTCGGGAGAAGTTGGCTCATCGCCTTCGCCAGCATCGATTTCCCGGTCCCGGGCGACCCTATCATCATCACGTGACGGCGCTGTGTGGCCGCTTTCTCGACGATATCTCGTGCCGTATCTTGACCGATGACCTGATCGACCAGTCGGTCGGGGATGGGAATCGCTTCGGTCGTTTCGACGTCGAGTCCTCCGAGAAGGTCGTCGTCGGTTTCGGGGTCGAAATCGTCGGCGATCAGCGAGGCGTCGATGTTTTGCCCGAGAGCGTCATCCGCCGCGGGGGTCGGCGTGGAGGACGGGTCGTCGTCGGAGACAGGCCGTGAACCACCTCGTCCGTCCGATTCGGAACCATCATCGGCAGGTACGGGCACCGTTTCGGACGTGGAGGGGTCGTCGGTGTCGTTTGGATTACTCATTCTACTATATCGTTGATACAACGCCCGGGACGATAACAGATATACTTTCTGAAAGGAATGGCGTTTCATTGATATTTTCGGGGACGGCCAATTCCGACCGTACGCGCGAGGTACGGCGGACGACGATGAATCGACACCACGAACCGAGCCGACGGCACCCTGAAGTGACGAACGATGAGACAGGAGGAGCGTGGACGGCCGGGACGTCGGGTGCCACCTGTACGAAGGAGACGAGGACGAGACGAATTCCGAAGCGGACGGGGAGTGCTGACACACCTCAGCTATCTTCATGGCGGTTCGACGTCTCGAATCGGACAGAGAATGCCTATCGAGTTGAACGGGTCACGAACGACCGCTCGCGTGATGGTCGAGGACGAGCGCCTCGTCGAATCGGGCTGCCTGAACCAGATTCAGGAACTCATCGACCACCCCGCGTTCACCGAACCGGTGCGGATAATGCCGGACACGCACTGGGGCGCGGGTGCACCCATCGGATTCACGATGCCGCTCCCGGACCGCGTGGTGCCGAACATCGTCGGCGTCGACGTGGGATGCGGGATGTGCGCGACGAACCTCGGCGACGACCTCCCGCTCGCGCACGCGAAGCGCGAGCGGCGGGTCCGCGACGTCGTTCCGATGGGCCGCGAGGTCCACGACTACGACGACGCACCGCACCTCGTGAACGAGTTCCCCTTCGAACGGGCGAACGAGGTTTTCGAGCGATTCGACGCCGCGTACCGGGAACGATTCGGTCGGGCCATCGACCCTATCTCGTTCGACTTCGACGGCTACGGCGAGTCGTACTTCAAGTCCCTCTGTGAGCGCGTCCTTTCGGGGCAACGACAGGGGATGGGCTACGTCATCAAGAGCGCCGGGACGCTCGGCGGCGGCAACCACTTCGTGGAGTTCGCCCGCGGACGCGAGTCGGACGACTACTGGCTCGTCATCCACAGCGGGTCGCGCTACCTCGGCAAGGCCGTCGCCGAGTACTGGCAAGGGCGCGCCTCGGACTACCGCGCGGCCGACCAAATCCGGGACGCGATTCCGGACGGCTACGAGGAGTTCCTCAAGTTCGACCCAGAAACCACCGGCGACGGCGAACTGTTCACGTGGGTCACGGGTGGCATGGGCGAATCGCACATCCGAGCGGAGCGCGTCCGAGAAGCCTTCGACGGCGGCGACATCGAGGACGCCTTCGACGCGCTCTCGGGGTCGAACCTCCGCCCCGACGGGGAGCGAAACGACGACCTCGATTGGCTGGATGGGCGGGAAGCACACGGCTACTACGTGGACATGCTGTTCGCCCAGCAGTACGCCCGCTGGAACCGCGAACTGATGAGCGACGCCATCTGCGACGCGCTCGACGTCGAACCCGTCGAGCGGTTCCAATCGACGCACAACTACATCGACTTCCGCGACATGACGATTCGGAAGGGCGCGACGCCCGCCCGCGAGGGCCAGCGACTCGTCGTCCCGTTCAACATGGCCGACGGCTCCATCATCGCTCGCGGAAAGGGCAACGAGGAGTACCACTCGACGGCGCCGCACGGTGCGGGCCGGACGATGAGTCGCGGCGACGCCTTCGAGACGATTTCGATGGACGAGTTCGGCGAAGCGATGGACGGCATCTACTCCGAGTCCGTCG is a window of Haladaptatus paucihalophilus DX253 DNA encoding:
- a CDS encoding RNA-splicing ligase RtcB, producing the protein MPIELNGSRTTARVMVEDERLVESGCLNQIQELIDHPAFTEPVRIMPDTHWGAGAPIGFTMPLPDRVVPNIVGVDVGCGMCATNLGDDLPLAHAKRERRVRDVVPMGREVHDYDDAPHLVNEFPFERANEVFERFDAAYRERFGRAIDPISFDFDGYGESYFKSLCERVLSGQRQGMGYVIKSAGTLGGGNHFVEFARGRESDDYWLVIHSGSRYLGKAVAEYWQGRASDYRAADQIRDAIPDGYEEFLKFDPETTGDGELFTWVTGGMGESHIRAERVREAFDGGDIEDAFDALSGSNLRPDGERNDDLDWLDGREAHGYYVDMLFAQQYARWNRELMSDAICDALDVEPVERFQSTHNYIDFRDMTIRKGATPAREGQRLVVPFNMADGSIIARGKGNEEYHSTAPHGAGRTMSRGDAFETISMDEFGEAMDGIYSESVVESVRDEAPMAYKPADAIREAIEPTADVVERLDVVHNLKAK
- a CDS encoding ParA family protein, with the protein product MIPYTVWSEAGGVGKTTFSVNLAAAHARRGQQVLVIDMDPQEGGLTHHFGADDYRSDANVDNIVRHMVERPKGEFADLVMNVGENLDLVPGHNMLGSLEQNLTRAAEMEQSMHDANYRWPKEKQLRRVLADGGVPDEYDVLIIDPPATVGQHIYNSIYATSNLLIPAELSAKGEQSVEGLRDVVNNIEETLGDIEVGILGVVPNKVSGTNVQQSVMDELNEQELPVAPVSIRERGSMLGEAWQNQVSIFELGESEDYRDLREYEETTLEKFDELAAYISEQFVTQETVA
- the lonB gene encoding ATP-dependent protease LonB produces the protein MSNPNDTDDPSTSETVPVPADDGSESDGRGGSRPVSDDDPSSTPTPAADDALGQNIDASLIADDFDPETDDDLLGGLDVETTEAIPIPDRLVDQVIGQDTARDIVEKAATQRRHVMMIGSPGTGKSMLAKAMSQLLPKEELQDVLVYHNPDDGNEPKVRTVPAGKGRQIINAHREEARKRNRMRTFLMWTLIAIIGGYAIFLAKDLLLGAIAVAVVYLMFNYGSRGTNAVIPNLLVDNADTETVPFEDATGAHAGALLGDVRHDPFQSGGMETPSHDRVEPGAIHRANKGVLFVDEINTLDIRSQQKLMTAIQEGEFSITGQSERSSGAMVHTEPVPTDFVMVAAGNLDAMENMHPALRSRIKGYGYEVYMNDTIDDTPEMRRKYARFVAQEVEKDGSLPHFTRDAIGEVVHDAQRRAMRKDHLTLKLRDLGGLVRVAGDIARAEDAENTTRDHVLQAKQRSRSIEQQIADNYIERRKDYELTVSDGNVVGRVNGLAVMGDDSGIVMPVMAEIAPSQGSGQVIATGKLQDIAEEAVQNVSAIIKKFSDEKIAKKDIHIQYVQAYEGVQGDSASVTMATAVISALEDIPIDQSIAMTGSLSVRGDVLPVGGVTHKIEAAAKAGIKTVIIPKANEQDVMIEEEYEEMVEIIPVSHISEVLEVALTGESKIERLTDRLRTITGHALEPSVEQGSPSPST